One stretch of Candidatus Dependentiae bacterium DNA includes these proteins:
- a CDS encoding AAA family ATPase: MSINPQIVERIKSEGARWQTLKTEIQKVVVGQDLNIERILIGLLCNGHVLLEGVPGLAKTTMVKTLSLALGLQFSRIQFTPDLLPSDLLGTLIYNQKTGEFITKKGPVFTNILLADEINRSPAKVQSALLEAMQEHQVTIGEQTFKIDSPFLVLATQNPIDQEGTYHLPEAQVDRFMFKLHLTYPTQQEEKLIVSRQNSTHAVQQVLSHQDILDAQACVKDIFVDERITDYIISIVHATRNPEAFGVDAKQAIAFGASPRATIALQKAAQALAFIKKRHFVIPEDVKALVHDTLRHRIIMSYEAEADSLTSDMMLDKIISTLQSP, from the coding sequence ATGAGCATCAATCCACAAATTGTAGAGCGCATTAAATCAGAAGGCGCTCGCTGGCAAACACTCAAAACTGAAATCCAAAAAGTTGTTGTTGGACAAGACCTTAATATTGAACGTATTTTAATCGGCCTGCTGTGCAATGGACACGTTCTTCTTGAAGGTGTTCCTGGTCTTGCAAAAACAACTATGGTCAAAACCTTAAGCCTTGCCTTAGGGTTGCAATTTTCACGTATCCAATTCACTCCAGATCTACTTCCAAGTGATCTTTTGGGAACACTTATTTACAACCAAAAGACAGGCGAATTTATCACAAAAAAAGGACCTGTTTTTACCAACATTCTTCTTGCCGATGAAATCAATCGATCTCCCGCAAAAGTTCAATCTGCTTTGCTCGAAGCCATGCAAGAACATCAAGTTACGATTGGTGAACAGACCTTTAAAATTGATTCTCCATTTTTGGTTCTTGCAACACAAAACCCAATCGATCAAGAAGGAACATACCACCTTCCTGAAGCTCAGGTTGACAGATTCATGTTCAAGCTTCACCTTACCTACCCAACACAACAAGAAGAAAAATTAATTGTCTCAAGGCAAAATTCAACTCACGCCGTTCAGCAAGTTCTTTCTCACCAGGACATTCTTGATGCTCAAGCATGCGTCAAAGATATTTTTGTTGATGAGCGAATCACTGATTATATTATTTCGATTGTGCATGCCACCAGAAACCCTGAGGCTTTTGGAGTTGATGCAAAACAAGCAATTGCGTTTGGAGCTTCACCTCGAGCAACAATCGCGCTTCAAAAAGCAGCTCAAGCTTTAGCATTTATCAAAAAACGTCATTTTGTTATCCCAGAAGATGTAAAAGCTCTTGTTCATGATACACTCAGGCATCGAATTATTATGTCATACGAAGCAGAAGCTGATAGTTTGACTTCTGACATGATGCTTGACAAAATCATTTCAACATTGCAATCGCCGTAA